TCGGCGGGCAGTCCGAACGCGTCAAAGCCAAAAGGGCTCATGACGTTATATCCCTCCATGCGTTTTTTTCTGGCGACAACATCCGCCGGAGCGAAATTATACCAATGGCCGATATGGAGATCCCCGGAGGGATACGCGAACATGACGAGGTGATAGAATTTCTTCCTCGAGTCATCATCCGCGGCCTTATACGTGCCGTCTTTCAGCCACGCCTTCTGCAACTTCTCTTCAATTTTTTTGTGGTTATAGAGTTTCATTGCGTAAGACGCATTAGATCGCAAATGCCGTTCTGGCATTTTGCGTTGTTTGACGCGCCACTTCATCAAAAGATATATTTTTTATCTCTGCGATTTTTTCTGCGGTGAATTTTACGTAGCTTGGTTCATTGCGCTCTCCCCGGTGGATTGCGGGCGCGAGGTAAGGGCAATCGGTTTCCAGCACCATGCGTTCAAGGGGAATATTTTTCACTGCTTCCAGAAGTTCGGGATCGGAAGCTCCTGGAGTTTTTTCTTTTCGGGGTTTGAAGGTGATGATGCCGTTGAAACTGATGTAGCAACCCAGGTCCAGAAATTTTTTCGCTTCCTCCCAGTTGCCAATAAAGGAATGGATGATAACATTGCTTAATATTTTGCGGCGCTCTCTGAGAATCTCATAAATATTCTGATAGGCGTCGCGCGAATGTACCATGAGGGCCTTTTTAAGTTCCGAAGCCAGCTCTATTTGCTGTATGAATGCGTCTTTCTGAGTGCGTTTTATTTCCTCTGCCTCGCTATCCGGCAGGTGGAAGTATTCAAGCCCGCATTCGCCGATGCCAATCACTTTCTCATGTTTCGCAAGCGTCTTATATGCTTCATAGTCGAATTTCTCCTCTCGAGAGTCAAATCCGAATTCCTCCTCGTCGATATGCTGTGAAAAAAGATGTACGGGGTGGAGCCCCACAACCGCGTATACGCCTTCTGGGTAGTGCCCGGCATATTCCACCGCGCGGCGCGAGGTATCAATTTGCGAGCCGACGTTTACAACCCAAGTACCTTCGTCAAGCGCGCGCTGTATGACCGCATCACCATCGTTCTTGAAGGCGTTGAAGTTCACATGCGCGTGAGTGTCGACGAGGAGGGGATTCATATACGCGGGAAAAGTGGCTTGCCTTTATGGACCCGAAGCTTCACATTTCGGTCTATCGTAAGAGTATCGTCGGCAATACCGAATTGTTTATCGATTTCTTTATAGATGTCAGGAAGAAATCTTCTTGAGAGTCTTCTGATGCGCAGGATCAGGCGTGAAAGATTCGCTAAAATACTTTCGGTATCATCACCCGATTTACTCCAAGGTTTTTGTTCGTCTATATATTGGTTTCCGAGCATCACGAGCTCCCATAATACGGAGAGTGCCATATGCAATTGATAGTCGACAAGGCCTACATTGATTCGGCGCTCAGCGTCTTCCATGGGTTTTGTGAAAGTTTCATCGCTTCGTCCGAGGTTTGCAATTCCTGACTTTTCTGCGAGTGTAGCCACTCGAGAAACTAAATTCCCAAGGCCATTGGCCAGGTCGCTATTATAGCGCTGGATGAATTTTTCTTCGCTGAAGTCACCATCTTCAGTTGCCGGAATCTCGCGTAAAAGGAAGTATCGTACTGCATCAGCGCCATATTTCTCTACCAGTTCAAATGGGTCAACCGTATTTCCGATGGATTTTGAGATTTTCTGGCCATTTACCGTCACATATCCATGCACCATGATATCAATGCCGTTTTTGGGGAATATGCCGGCCGATTCAAGCATCGCGGGCCAATAGATGGCATGGAACCGCATAATGCCCTTGCCAATGACATGGAGCACCTCTGCGTCGGGCGCATTCCAGTATTTTTCAAATAACGCCTCGTCGCCAGAGCCATATCCGAGCGCGTTGATATAATTGGTAAGCGCATCAAACCATACATACATCATCTGCGAGTCATCCCCGGGCACAGGAATACCCCAGTTCTTTGCGCGCTCGTTTGAGCGCGAAATGCTAAAATCTTCCAGTCCCTCTTTGATGAAGTTCAAGACCTCGTTCTGGCGGCTTTTTGGATGAATGCGGATTTTATTGTTCTCAAAAGCGTCCAGAAGGAATTTGGAGTAATCCGAGAGCTTGAAAAAGTAGTTTTTTTCGTGTACGGGCTCCGGTTGCGTTTTGTGTTCGGGGCACAAGCCGTTCTCCAGTTCTTTTTCAAGGTAAAATGTCTCACAGCCCGTACAGTAAAGCCCCTCGTATTCTTTTTGGAAAATGTCCTTTTTACACGCTTCCCAAAATTTCTGCGCGCCTTTTTTGTGACGTTCCTCCGTTGTGCGGATGAAATAATCAGCCCCAATATTGAGCGATTGGGTCAATTTGAAGAATACATTAGCATTTTCGTCAACGAACTGCTGGATCGGCACACCTGCTTTTTCTGCCGCCTGCACGTTCTTTATGGAGTTTTCATCGGTGCCGGTGAGAAACCGCACGTCATCTCCCGCTTCCTTGTGAGCCCGCGCAATAACGTCGGCCTGCACCAATTCCAAAGCAAAACCAATGTGGGGTTTGGCATTTACATAGGGAATTGCGGTAGTGATGTAGGATTTTGACATGGGTTACTACGACACGATGATTACGAATTCGCCACGCGGATTTTTTTCAATTTCCGGAAGAATTTCATCAAAAGTTCCGCGATACACTGTCTCAAACTTCTTGGTCAATTCCCGGCAAACAATCACCTTTGTTACTTGTTTTTTGTTATCTGC
The window above is part of the bacterium genome. Proteins encoded here:
- the metG gene encoding methionine--tRNA ligase, yielding MSKSYITTAIPYVNAKPHIGFALELVQADVIARAHKEAGDDVRFLTGTDENSIKNVQAAEKAGVPIQQFVDENANVFFKLTQSLNIGADYFIRTTEERHKKGAQKFWEACKKDIFQKEYEGLYCTGCETFYLEKELENGLCPEHKTQPEPVHEKNYFFKLSDYSKFLLDAFENNKIRIHPKSRQNEVLNFIKEGLEDFSISRSNERAKNWGIPVPGDDSQMMYVWFDALTNYINALGYGSGDEALFEKYWNAPDAEVLHVIGKGIMRFHAIYWPAMLESAGIFPKNGIDIMVHGYVTVNGQKISKSIGNTVDPFELVEKYGADAVRYFLLREIPATEDGDFSEEKFIQRYNSDLANGLGNLVSRVATLAEKSGIANLGRSDETFTKPMEDAERRINVGLVDYQLHMALSVLWELVMLGNQYIDEQKPWSKSGDDTESILANLSRLILRIRRLSRRFLPDIYKEIDKQFGIADDTLTIDRNVKLRVHKGKPLFPRI
- a CDS encoding TatD family hydrolase, translated to MNPLLVDTHAHVNFNAFKNDGDAVIQRALDEGTWVVNVGSQIDTSRRAVEYAGHYPEGVYAVVGLHPVHLFSQHIDEEEFGFDSREEKFDYEAYKTLAKHEKVIGIGECGLEYFHLPDSEAEEIKRTQKDAFIQQIELASELKKALMVHSRDAYQNIYEILRERRKILSNVIIHSFIGNWEEAKKFLDLGCYISFNGIITFKPRKEKTPGASDPELLEAVKNIPLERMVLETDCPYLAPAIHRGERNEPSYVKFTAEKIAEIKNISFDEVARQTTQNARTAFAI